One Budorcas taxicolor isolate Tak-1 chromosome 13, Takin1.1, whole genome shotgun sequence DNA window includes the following coding sequences:
- the LOC128058708 gene encoding spleen trypsin inhibitor I — MKMSRLCFSIALLVLLGTLVAGIPGWDTSNQAKAQRPDFCLQPPYTGPCKARMIRYFYNARSRFCKTFIYGGCKAKSNNFKSEEDCMRTCGGDIGPWENLRTVLP, encoded by the exons ATGAAGATGAGCCGTCTCTGCTTCTCCATAGCCCTTCTGGTCCTCCTGGGCACCCTGGTGGCTGGCATTCCAGGGTGGGACACCAGCAACCAGGCCAAAG CCCAACGGCCTGACTTCTGCCTACAGCCTCCGTATACGGGTCCGTGCAAGGCCAGAATGATCAGATACTTCTACAATGCCAGGTCCAGGTTCTGCAAGACCTTTATATATGGTGGCTGCAAGGCTAAGAGTAACAATTTCAAGAGTGAGGAGGACTGCATGAGGACCTGTGGTGGTGATATTGGGCCTTGGG AGAACCTGCGAACTGTGCTCCCCTGA